The Gemmatimonadales bacterium nucleotide sequence GACAAGACGCAGAACGGGCCACTGACGGTGGAGAGCGATCTCGGCACCCGGGATCCGTTCGGCGGGTTCGTGCTCAAGCCGATGCACTTCCTCTTCGGCTTCGACAACTTCCCCATCGACGACCAGCTGATCTCGAACGTCCGGAAGAACGAGGGCCGGATCACCCCGGTCGACGTGGAGAACAGCACGCAGTACAACTACGTGGACGAACTGCGGAACGATGCCTACGGCGTGTACGGCAAGTACGCCGGCTTCTTCAACACCCTGGGCGGCGACATCTGGAGCTTCGGCGAGTCGGGCGGTCCGTCCGGCAGCATTACCGGTGCCCAGCGGCTGAGTCTCTACAAGGAGCAGCGGTACATCGGGAAGGCCACCCTCGACTGGCAGGCCGACCGGTACAACCGGCTCAAGCTGGGCGGCGAGTTCACCCGCTACTCGATCGACGACTACACCTTCCGCTTCCAGGACAAGTTCTTCTCCGATGCCTATAAGGAAAAGCCGATCCGGTGGAACGGCTTCCTGGAAGACCGGCTGGACCTGGGTGATGTGGTCGTCGTCGGTGGTCTGCGCTACGACTATTACGACACCCGCGCCTCCCGGCCGTTCGTGAGCGACACGCTGGGGAACACCTACGCCTTCCCCCGGATCGCGAGCTACGGCTTGGTGACCCGGAACAACGGGCAGGACACCGTGGCGCTGGGCTTCGATCCCGACAACCCGACCGCCAACTTCGTGCGGGACAAGAGCCACAACTACCTGAGCCCGCACATTCAGGTGTCGTTCCCGGTTACCGACAAGACCAACTTCCGGCTGTCGTACTCGCACCAGGTGCAGACGCCTGACTTCTCCCTACTGCTGGGCGGCGAGAACATCGACATCGGGTTCACCAACACCAACCAGGTGTACGGCGCCGACCTCGATTTCGGCAAGACCATCGCCTTCGAGTTCGGCATCCGGCACGCGTTCAGCGACGACATGGTGCTGGACGTGGCGGCGTACAACAAGGACATCGTCTCCGATCCTGCGGCACGATTGGTCAGCCTCTTCGATCCGGTCGCGGGCCGGAGCCTCGACTTCCGGGTGCTCACCAACCTGGACTTCGGCAACGTGCGCGGGCTCGACGTCCGGCTCGACCGGCGGTTCGGCAACTACTTCAACGGCACGGTGTCGTACTCCTACCAGCAGGCCAGGAACACGGGATCGGATCCGTTCACCTACACCAACTACGGCTCGCGCATCGTGAACCAGGTCGGCGGCAACAACGGTGCCCAGCCGCCACCGCAGGGCATTCTGCCGACCGACAACAGCCGTCCGCACACGGTCTCCGGGGCGTTCTCGATCAGCCTTCCGGGCGACTGGAAGCGGGGCTCTGCCATCGGCAACGTCTTCCGCAACGTGAGCCTGTTCTCCACCTTCCGCTATGCCAGCGGAACGCCCTACAGCAAGTGCGGCTTCAGCAACGATGAGATCAGCGTGCTCTCGGTCGAGAACTGCGTGCGCAACTTCCCCGAGGGGCTCAACACCCAGCGGCTGCCCTCCATTAAGGAGTTCAACACCAAGCTGACCAAGAACTTCTCGGTGGGCGGGCTGGACCTCACCGGTTATCTGGACGTGCGCAACGTGCTCAACTTCAAGAACATCGTCCAGGTGTTCGCGCTCAACGGCGACGTGCAGAGCTCGCTGGAGCGGGAAGCAAACAACCGGGCCGATCTGGATGACCTGGCCTCCGAGCGGGACCTGAACAAGAAGGCCATCGCGGACCCCTCGGATCCCTCGGCCGACCCCGCCATTGATCTCAGGTTCGGCGGCGTCAGTGACCCGCGTACCAAGTGCACCAATTGGGTCAGCAGCAAGAACAGCGCGCCGGCAGCCGCCAACTGCGTCTACCTGATCCGGGCGGAGGAGCGGTTCGGCAACGGGGATCACATCTTCACGGTCGACGAGCAGAGCAACGCCGTCAATTCCCTGTACGACGCCGCCCGCGGTGAGCAGGAGATGACCCTGCCTGGTCGCCGGGCCCGGCTCGGATTCGAGATCAACTTCTGATTCCCTGCCTCCCCTTGCGGGCCCGTCCGCCTCGCGGACGGGCCCGCAGGGCGGCGGCGCGGGTTTTCCTCAAGGAGGACGGGATGCGTTTCTCGCGTTGTCTGCGCAGTGTGATGCGGGCGGCCACGGTGGCGGTGGCAGTGAGCACAGCCGTCACGACCATGGCTCACGCCAGGCCACGGCCGAGGCCGGGACAGGGCTTCCGGCTCTTCTCCAGCGCCCTCACCATCATCGAGGCCAACCGGGTGCAGTGCCGGGTGTCGTCCGACGGGCAGCTCTGCGCGACGGGGTCGTCGACCGTGGGCGGCGGCATCTGGCCCAAGGGTACGGCCGACCAGTACATCTTCGCTGGGGGACTCCAAGTGGGCGGGGTGGTCGATCCCAGCCAGGCCAAGTCAGTGAACGGCTTCGCCGGCGATACGGCGGGCGCGTTCCTTTACAACACCTCGGGTACCAGCAACGGCACGGCGCTGCGCCCGATCTTCGCGTCGGTCGATCCGGCCGATGCGGCGGCGTGGCCGGTCGAGGCACGGGTGCCCTGCTCGGATCCCGCAACAACGACGATTCCGGGCGGCCTGCCGCCCGAGACCATCGCCCGATGCGACTCCGCCGGGGTGGGCGGCGATCCGACCGGCGACCTCTTCGACCCGGCCCTGCAAGGCAAGATCTCGGCGTCACAGGGTGATCACTGGCTGCTCTACTGGGAAGGGGATCCCTCCAACCTCGCGTCGCGGAAGCACCCGCTCGGCATCCTGGTGGAAACCCGGGCGCTGGCGTGGAACTTCCCGACCGGCAACGAGGACATCCTGTACTTCCTCTTCACCTTCTACAACGTCACCAGCGGCCGGGACGACGACTATCTGGGCATCCGGTCGTCGCTGCGGCCGTTCATTCAACAGAAGGGCAAGGATTTCCGGGCGCTCAACACCGCCAAGTTCGGTGTGGCGTTACCCGAACAGGGCTACCTCATCAAGGACATCTTTGTCGACGTGGTGAACGACATGGACGTGGCCAACGCCAACGCCAACTACTCTGGCGTGAACGTCCCGTTCGCCCTGGGCTACACCTACGAGAACGACTTCAGCCAGTCGGTGACCCAGAGTCTGGGCTGGACCTTCGATCCGGCCATCTTCGGTTCGGCGCCGTTCTTCCCCGGCGTCGGGTTCGGGGCCGTGAAGTATCTCAGGAGCCCCATCAACCCCATCACCGGAGAGCAGGTCGGGCTGAGCCTCTTCGGCACCTTCTCCAACAGCGTGGGGTCGCTGACCGACCCGAATGACGACAAGCAGCTCTATCGCTACATGACCGGGCATCTGCTCCCGACAGACGGGTCCTGCTCGCTCAATCCCGACGTCACCAAGATCTGCTCGGTCAATCTCGACAGCCCGGTCGACATGCGGTTTTACCAGTCGTCGGGCCCCTTCGATCTGGCGCCAGGCCAGTTCGGCTCGGTCGTGGCCGCGTACATTTTCGCGCCGCCGGTGGCCGATGGAAACTGCCCGGGCGCGAGCTGCAACGTGAAGGCGGCCGACGGCGGAGATCCCAATCGGCTCACCATTCTGGGCGACGCCGCCCGGATGGCCGGCGGGGTGAACCAGATCGATCGCATGACCGGGTTTAAGAGCTTCAATGACGCCGACGGCGACGGCGTGGTCACCCAGAACGAGATGACGGTGGTCCCCGGCTCGCTCCTCGGCAAGGCGCTGGTAGCCCAGAGCGTCTTTGACACCCGTTTCCTGCTGCCGTTCTCCCCCGAGGCGCCGCCCTTCTTCCTGGTGCCCGGAGACAACCAGGTCACCGTGCTCTGGACTCCCTCGGCCACCGAGACGGTGCCCGATCCGTTCTTCGCGGTAGCATCCACTCCGCTCAAGTCCGATGGAACCATCAATATCGCATACGATCCCAACTTCCGCGCGCTCGATGTGGAGGGATACCGGGTCTATCGCGGACGGACCAGCAACCCGAGCCAGCTGACGCTCGTCGCGCAGTTCGACTTCGCGCCCGACGCGACGACCGGCAAGGGCATCTTCAACGACTTCCGGGGAACGGTGAACCCGGACGCTGATTGCGCGCCCGAGCTCGGGATCACCACGAGCTGCCCGGTCGCCTTTGAAACGCCGCCGGCAGGCACGGCGTTCACCGTGTCGAATCCGGTCGACTTGACTGGCACGGTCACGCAGGTCAAGCCGGGTAACCGCGTGGCTCTCGCCTCCGGCAAGGCGCAGGTCCTGCCGGGCTCCCTCGATACTGCCTTCGCCGACATTAGTCACGGCTCGCGCATCGGGACCGGGGTGTCGACCGAGCTGGCCAATACCGGGGTACCCTACGCCTTCACCGATGTCGGAGTGCGCAACAGCGTGCGCTACTTCTACGCCGTCACGGCGTTCGACATCAACTCGACCGTGTCCGGTCCTTCGAGCCTCGAGTCGGGCCGCATCGCCAAGGCGGTGACACCGGTGGCTTCGCCCAGCAACGTCGCGCTGGCCCAGCTCTCGTTCGGCGTCTTCGGCGACGACAACACCGATCTCAGCCAGGAGGCCGTCTCGTTCTCGATCGACGACCAGACCGGCCGGTTCAACGGCCCGCCGCCGCCCACCACGGCGGTAGGGGCCACGTTCCAGCCGCTGGTCCGTGCTCTCCTGCCGGCGGTGAACCTGACCGCGACCATCGATTCGATGAAAATCCGCGCGTTGGGCGCTGCCTACCCAGGCGATGGCATTGCAGCGTTTGATTGCCAAGGCAAGGACAACGGTCAAGGCCTCTGCATGCAGTACTTCATCACCTTCAACAAGGACGGCACCCTCTCCTCGTCCAGCACCGTGGTCAACCAGCCCATCCTGACCACGACGTTCGGCGACCCGATTTCGGTCGAGGCGCCGGCGGGACAGGTCCCCATCAACCCCGAGCCTGCCGCACTGCAGAAGTACGGCATCCCGGGGGGTGCCACCACCTTCAATGCGTCGCTCTCGTTGAACATCGGGCAGGAGGGCCAGTGGTCCGCCGGCGAGAACTTCAATGGCCGCCGCGATCTGGGCAGCATCTCCCCGGGTGGGTCGCGCTGGTTCGACGGTGCCAACGAGACGCTGGACGATCCGACGTACTCGATCCGGGTCGGCCACGTCGCCGGAGTGGATTCGATCTTCGCCCCACTGAGCCATATCGACCAGGACCCGGTGACTCCTGGGGTACAAGCACCTGCTCCGAGCGTGTGCATGCAGACGTTCCTCTACGCGCTGGCCCCCTTCGGCCGCCAGGCTGATATCGAGCTGACCTGGGGGGACGGCGGCACGATCGCCTCGGTGCGGGACATCACCCACCACATCGATGTGCCGTTCAAGGATACGCCACAGGGAAGCTGGGGCTTCGTTCCCGATGCGAACGGCAACGGAAAGATCGATTGGATGGACATCACCCAGGTCGAGGAGATCTCGCAGGCCGTCAACGAGATCACCTTCTGCGATGCCACCAACGTCGACCCGGCCATCGACCTCCCCGCTCCGGGTGCTGGCGCGAAGCTGGGCCAGACCGCCGTGGTGACGCCGACGTCCACGACCACCAGCACGACAGATCCGGCGCTCCAGCTGTCGACGGGCCAGGGCTTCGGGCTCTACCTGGCCGGCCACTTCCACATCTTCCAGCTCACCGGCGGTGCACTGCCGGCCGCCGGGACCAAGTGGACATTGCGGAGCTACTCGGGCACGGTCACGGCCTCCAAGAATGCGGAGACCACCGATCCGAGCGGCTATGCATTCGCGCCGATCGTCAGCTCGCCGGCGATTCCGGGACTGCAGGTCAAGTTCAGCGTTCCGGCGGCCACCACGGCCGTGGCCGCCACCAAGGGCGACCTCTCCAGCGTACACACGGTGCCGGACCCGTACTATGTTCGGAGCGCGTTCGAGTCCAGCACCGATCAGAAGATTCTCAAGTTCGTAGGCTTGCCGCAGGACGCGATCATCCGGATCTATTCCGCGAGTGGTGTGCTGGTGCGCATCCTGGAGCACCACTCGGGAGGGTACGATCCGACCAGCGTCTCGCAGGGCAGTGAGACGCAGTGGGACCTGCGAAACCGGAACAACCAGGTGGTCGCGAGCGGGGTGTATTTCTACCACATTGAAGCCGGTGACGCCCGCAAGGTCGGCCGCTTCACGGTTGTGAACTTCGCCCAATAGCCTACGGGAGCGGAGGCCCCGAGGGGCCTCCGTTCCACCTTCAGGAGATTGCACACCATGATGAAGCGCACCGCACCAGGTTGGCTCTTCGCGCTCGGAGCACTCGGCTGGTTGCCGGCCGGCGCCGCCGCGCAGGCACAGCCGGGTAACAGCAACGACAATACCGGATTCGGGACCACGTCGGCGGAATTCCTGCTCCTCGGCGCCGGCGCACGCGGGACGGCGCTGGGCGGAGCCTTTTCCTCCATCGCGACCGACGTCAGCTCGCTGTATTACAACCCGGCCGGCGCCGCGCTGATGGAACGGCCGGGTCTGATGATCGGCACCTTCGATTACGTGGCGGATACCCGCTATTCCTGGGGAGGGGTCGGATTCCCCTTCTCCGGCGGGAGCCGGACCATCGGCGTCCAGCTGGGCACCTTCGGCTTCAAGGACCAGCCGGTATACACCGAAGATCAGCCGGATGGCACCGGAAGCACCTACTCGGTCAGCGAGACCTTCGTCGGCCTGACGCTGGCCCAGCAGTTCTCCGATCGATTCTCCGCAGGTATTACCGGGAAGTACATCAACGACAAGCTCGGCACCGTCAGCGGCAATGCCTTCGCGGTCGACTTCGGCACCAACTTCCACGCCACCCTCAGCAACCATCCCATCAAGTTCTCCTTCGTCCTGGCGAACCTGGGATCCAACCTGTCCTACGAGGGTACCGGCGTGCAGCCGGCCACGGGCGTGCCGCGCAGCCCGATCGACGATCCGGAAGGCGACGTACCCACGCTCCCGGACCCGGCCAACCTCCGGACCAAGGATTTCGGCTTGCCCACCACCTTCCGAGTCGGTCTGGCGTACGACGTGCTTTCGGGAGACAACAGCCATCTGACCGTACTGGGTGACTTCAACCAGCCCAACAGCAATACGCCGGGCTTCGTGGTCGGGAGCGAGTGGATGTCGGAGAAGCTGGGCGGCTCCAACTTCGGCTTCGCTCTCCGCGGCAGCTACAGTTATACCGGTGCCAACAACATCGAGCCCAGCGCGGCGTCTCCGACAGCGCTGAGCGACGAAGAGAATCTGCAGGGACTCGCCTTCGGTGGCGGTCTCATGTACGGGAATGGCGGAGGGTTCAGCCTGGGCCTGGACTACGCATACAAGTACCTCGGCGTGCTGGGGCCGACCAACTTCTTCAGCTTCACGCTGGGGTGGTAGGAATCAGCGCCCCTGGTACGTGTCGTCTTACTGAGTGATACACGTGGCGAGATTGATCGTAGTTGCAGCTTTGGCGGTCCTCGCGGCGCCACTGGCGCCGCAAGGCCCGTCCGATGGGGGTCTCGTATTGCGCGCGGTGCGCTCCTTCCGGCCGGAAGAAGGCCGGACCGAAGTGAACGCGTTCGTGCAGGTGCCCTACTCGATGATGGGCCCGACCGTGGAAGGCGAGGGTGGGGCCTTGAGCTACCAGGTCACGGTGCGGGTCACCGACTCGA carries:
- a CDS encoding carboxypeptidase regulatory-like domain-containing protein, with translation MKQCRVSAFARVARLIALAAVAMGWGAGSLLAQGSTGKIEGRVRDQAGAPIATAQVFVVGTAFNALTNAQGYYFINNVPASTVAVRAAFIGYKSTQVEGVKVLAGQTITVDVQLEQTAVQIQEITVVNQTQPLVPRDEVTTKQRVDGQFADKLPVDRINQVLQLQPGVSADNNGQLSIRGGRNNEAATYIDGVPVQAGYRGDRFAGSAGTSISVSTNSFEEASVTTGSSSSEFGNAKSGIISIVTKTGGTDYVGSASYETDEPFGVNHGPGFNRFEGSFSGPLAGRLTFALSGTLEGQKSVEEGFGSTDAPIFLAAGVDTTIRQLSVLDDPATPFDESTNADTTLVDINNFAVSRGNCDQFANAGADGTDDYIQKIQSNFGLDCQGVRLPATARTLYTAAGKLNYSYGTGSRVALSVATSRNQGHNLPISIIRYLNALSVPGNVNGFYNRNYLSTFNWTQNLSKSAERALALDVALSYQQDKTQNGPLTVESDLGTRDPFGGFVLKPMHFLFGFDNFPIDDQLISNVRKNEGRITPVDVENSTQYNYVDELRNDAYGVYGKYAGFFNTLGGDIWSFGESGGPSGSITGAQRLSLYKEQRYIGKATLDWQADRYNRLKLGGEFTRYSIDDYTFRFQDKFFSDAYKEKPIRWNGFLEDRLDLGDVVVVGGLRYDYYDTRASRPFVSDTLGNTYAFPRIASYGLVTRNNGQDTVALGFDPDNPTANFVRDKSHNYLSPHIQVSFPVTDKTNFRLSYSHQVQTPDFSLLLGGENIDIGFTNTNQVYGADLDFGKTIAFEFGIRHAFSDDMVLDVAAYNKDIVSDPAARLVSLFDPVAGRSLDFRVLTNLDFGNVRGLDVRLDRRFGNYFNGTVSYSYQQARNTGSDPFTYTNYGSRIVNQVGGNNGAQPPPQGILPTDNSRPHTVSGAFSISLPGDWKRGSAIGNVFRNVSLFSTFRYASGTPYSKCGFSNDEISVLSVENCVRNFPEGLNTQRLPSIKEFNTKLTKNFSVGGLDLTGYLDVRNVLNFKNIVQVFALNGDVQSSLEREANNRADLDDLASERDLNKKAIADPSDPSADPAIDLRFGGVSDPRTKCTNWVSSKNSAPAAANCVYLIRAEERFGNGDHIFTVDEQSNAVNSLYDAARGEQEMTLPGRRARLGFEINF
- a CDS encoding PorV/PorQ family protein, giving the protein MMKRTAPGWLFALGALGWLPAGAAAQAQPGNSNDNTGFGTTSAEFLLLGAGARGTALGGAFSSIATDVSSLYYNPAGAALMERPGLMIGTFDYVADTRYSWGGVGFPFSGGSRTIGVQLGTFGFKDQPVYTEDQPDGTGSTYSVSETFVGLTLAQQFSDRFSAGITGKYINDKLGTVSGNAFAVDFGTNFHATLSNHPIKFSFVLANLGSNLSYEGTGVQPATGVPRSPIDDPEGDVPTLPDPANLRTKDFGLPTTFRVGLAYDVLSGDNSHLTVLGDFNQPNSNTPGFVVGSEWMSEKLGGSNFGFALRGSYSYTGANNIEPSAASPTALSDEENLQGLAFGGGLMYGNGGGFSLGLDYAYKYLGVLGPTNFFSFTLGW